The following is a genomic window from Nicotiana tabacum cultivar K326 chromosome 3, ASM71507v2, whole genome shotgun sequence.
TGCATACCACACATCTAGTGACAGTCATAGTGGGGATTAACTCATTTTGCTCACTTATGACCACAGTCATACCCCCCTTCTTTGGCACATATTGTACCggcgaagtccatgaactatccgaaatggggtacacaacacctgtatctagccacttgataacttccttcttgacgacctcttacatagcctcattcaacctcttttgatgttccacggagggtttggcatcaaCCACAAgtataattttgtgcatgcaaaaggtggggcttatccctcgaatatcatctagagtccatccaattgccttcttccttctTTGGATCACCGCAAGGGTGGCATCTACCTacacgttagttaagcacgaagacagaataacaggtaaagttgaacaagggcccaagaattcatacctgaggtgtgaacgcaaaggcttcaactccaatactGGAGGTTCCTTGATTGAGGgatttgttggtggagtctttctgcTCTTACggtccaaggaaagttttcggggCTCATATGTGTAAgaacccattccttgcaaagtATTGACACATTCCACCAAGCCTTCATCCTCAGTCACATCATGGTTCAACAACACAGCTTCTAAAGGGTCCTACACATTTATCATAGTATTGGTATCTTTACAAATCACCTTAGTTACAAGATCCACAAATGAACATACTTCGTTGCTATCgggctgcctcattgatttgcagaTGTGGAACACAAcgttttcatcacccacccggaaggtgaggtcccctacttccacatcaaccaaagccttccctgtagctaggaaaggtctccccaatatgatcggcacctcataatcaaTCTCGCAGTCCAGAATCACAAAATTCGCAAGAAGTATAAACGTGTCGACCCACACAAGCACATCATCTATAAtccccaatggcctcttcattgGCCTATCTTCCATCtgcaacctcatggatgtgggcCTTGGTTTCCCAATCCCCAATGTCTTAAACACAGAATATGGAAAAAGTTAATTCTTTCCCCTAAATTGTACAAAGCTTTGGCGAAATCGGCAGTACCAATAATGCACGGGATTGTAAAAGCACGGGGGTCTTCTAGCTTTGGGGCCATGGAATGTACAATGGAACTCACTTGGTGTGTCAGCTTGATTGTTTCACAATTCATggatctcttctttgttaccaagtcttTAATAAACTTGGCATATCCtggcatttgttctagagcttcCACCAAAGGTACATCTATCGACAAACTCTTCACCATATCAATAAATTTCTTGAACTGGTTCTCATTATTTTGTTTTGCTAGCCTCTGAGGGTATGGTGGATGAGGCCTTGGTTATCCTAGTTGCCCCAattctgattgttgttcccccaattgctttggttgttgttgttcccaTTGTTCCAATTTCATTGTTAGTTTTGattcccccaatttccttgggatcTCCACTTTTGTTGTTGATTCGGCGGATTGCTTCGTTGTCCTTGGTAGTTGTTCACATACTGAACttcttcactttgatcatcatacccatcatcttggTTGTAACCACCACTACCTTGCTTACATTGATCCGGATTTTCTTGACTTTGTTgacctctttgcctccttttgtTGACCATCATATTTACCccttccatggcattcacttgtcTTGGCGCTTGCACTTGTTGCAATTGAGCTTTTGGCAACTAGTTCATGGTTGTAGTTAACTCAGCTATTGCTTGGTCGTGGTCATGGAGCTCTTTGCGCAGGTGAATGACATTGGGATCACCCTATGGCACATtagctcggctttgccatgccatGGAAGTagcagccatctcatcaagtatatcACACGCCTCAGCATAAGGAGTGTTCATAAAGTTTCCCCCGGCGAGTTGGTTAACTACATACTGGTTGGTAGTGTTGATGCCATGGTAGAATGTTTGCTGGATCATTGCTTAGATCATGCCATTATTCGGACATTCTTTCACCATCGTTTGATACCTTTCCCAGATCTCATGAAGTGGTTCATTTGGTTCCTGTTTGAAGGCAAGGATCTCATATCTCAGCGTTTCCATATGACCCGGCGAGAAGAACTTTGCTGTAAAtttctcggccaactcatcccaagtggtgatggaatggttgggcaaCTTTAAAGCTAGTCCAAAGCCTTCCCCCTTAGAGATAATGGGAAAAGCCTTAGTCTCAACGCGTCCTTAGAAACGTtcgtttgcttgctcccccagcatgtatcaACAAAACCCTTAagatgcttgtaggcattttggtgtggagctccggtgaagaaaccATATTGTTCCAAGAGTGTAAGCATCACATTttttatttggaagttgcccgctcTAATCCGAGGTGGGACTATTGGACTAGCATATCCTTCGttgggcaacacccggtgtgctgCCCTTGCTGGAGGCAGGGGGTTTGGAATATTATTATGAGGCGGTCGGCCTCTCCTTTGTGCTTGAGGTTCGGGTTGAATCTCatctacattatcatcatctacctcctcccccaaaggcaaatttttgggagcatcattattAAGAGCCATATTGTACCTAAGagcaatttcacaaacaagttaGAAAATCAGAAGGGAAgaaaaataaaacacacaaatactCGAAGATATAGCTAAAATCGTTTAACTCCCtgacaacggtgccaaaaattgatcgaTTCCAAACCTGCACTACTATAGAGTATCAAGGAtagtcgatgcagttttacccaacgaaGGTTGATCGAATACACAGGGAGTTAACTAGTTTGGAGTTAGGTTTATATCCGAGTACAGATACGGGTTTTTCCCTTAATTGCAATTCCACAAATAGTTGGTTTTGTTATCTACTTCTGATTCTACTTCTATTGCATGCAACAGTTAAAGCTAAGTACAGTAATTTTATTGGTTGTTTTCAAGGTTTAAaagggactagggtagtgacttccacctaggtggatatctaatggGTATCGAAAATTCAGGGcaagcttgttatgattggggtcgtgatataaccatcacatataaatgctcactctatacctctcagtagtttgagtgactttgcccaatttggatttgtcaagtccaaatgggtgttCATGTATAACAAATgatattggctcaagtcgggtattactatctctaagtttaactctttaattggggctatcaatctcttgaatgcaccccaattccttgttagcctaattttcctagacttagtccctctttctcaggaagagtctaagtcataaaggcatgaatcagtatctgcaaccaccaattctataATTAAAGTATGAATCatgctaaatatcactaacccataaacacttaagccctaaaattcaagacccattaaatacccacactagggtttggtcacaaccctagctataggtttagctactcataataaaagTAGAAATCAAAGGTATTATAAGCCATAAGATTCaagtacaagatgaaaatctaaataTTGAAGATGGatctactctaaaattactcaaaaaggtAAAAACCAGCCGTTCACGTGTTCTCCTAAACAAAACAtaacctaaaaatctgaaaaagatatatttatactaggctgaaattcttggacaaaaatgcccttgtGGAAGTTTCGCGGAGGCTTAATTCCTACCGCGTCTGCGCTTGTGCTCTCGCGGTCACCCAATAACGAGGTCCGTGTTTCTTCCATTATGGGCTTGGTTTTGACTTAGTTTTGCGGATAGGGTAAAAGCCACCGCCTTCGCGTTAGCTTCAACCGTGGCCGCGTAATTTCGACGCAGACCGTGTTCTTCTATTAAGCTTGACTTTCAGGTTCTCTGAACTTCAATCATCGCTCTCAGCAAAAATACCACCGTGGCCGCGTCAGATATACCGTGGCCGCGCTTCTTCATCGTGGTCAGTGGTAGAACTTGTGCTCAAGACAGCTTCTCTGAACCTCATTTTCGCGAGCCGCGTAATTGTGGCTGCCTCAGCGGTGGACCTTATGCGGCTACTATTTTCCATCGTGGTCAGcgctccaatccaagctttagaCTTGTGCAAGTTTAACTtcttcatgagttgattatggcttctttgcctcattttgaccaaaccctgcagaCAAGCACATTAagtcagttttcgggaatactcttacacattttttatccaaaacctaagcaaaagagagcataagATACGCTAAAATCCATAGTTATAAACCTCATACTCACTTGCCTTTGGGCAATCACAACCAGGAGATGGTGCCAAACAATCAAAATCAGCCCAAAGTTCTCGTAACTTTGAGAAATAAGTTGCAATTGAGCTTGTTCCTGGACTCGCGGTAGTTATGGCTCTGTGTAACTGGAGAATTCTAGATTCATTGATCTTATCAAATCTCTCCTTCAAATCCTTCCAAACAACACATACATTTGAGGAATACACAATTCCACTTAGCAAATCACTCGATACACAGTTCATTATCCATGAGAGAACAATTGCATTGTATCTCTCCCACAGATCTATCAAATTTGTACCGTAATCTTCCTTCTTATAGGTACCTTCAATGAATCCTATTTTGTTGTGACCTAATATCGCAATACGCATTGCTCTGCTCCATACAACGTAGTTGTCCGATCCTGTCAATTGCAACGAAATTAGAACAACTCTTGTATTGTCTGTCGAGTATAGAAATAGAGGATGATTATGACTTAGATTCTCTTGTAATATATTATATAGTCTCCATTTAGTATCTCTTCAATTAGTGACCTAAATTCGCAGAAGAGAAGATGAACCTACTGAATTAGAAGCGAATTGCGGAAGCTTAGCTAAGATCGATGAGCTTAGGTCCATATTAATGGCCTCATTGCTTTGTCGAGTGTGGAAATAGAGGATGATTATGACTTAGATTCTATGGCAATGTATTAGCTACAATCGCCATATTAGGATCTCTTCAATTCGTGCCCTAAATTCGCAGAAGAGAAGATGAACCTACTGAATTAGAAGCGAATTGCGGAAGCTTAGCTAAGATCGATGAGCTTAGGTCCATATTAATGGCCTCATTGCTTTGTCGAGTGTGGAAATAGAGGATAGACCGCTATGCAAGCTAAGTCTTAATCTTCAAGTATGGAGAAATGGTAATAGGGGAAGAAACGAGAGAGAAAGAGAATCAGTTATTCTCACTGTTATTAAAAGAAATACTGTAAAGCATACACTATTTATACTTAGAATTAAAAACACTACTAACCACCTAACTAACCCACATTACTAATCTAACAACTTCCTAACCATAATTTAACTTCCTAACTAACTATTACACAACTTCCACGTGCTTAATTTCCAGTTGCCCCAATAGTGATGTACCCTCCTACTGCCAGTTCTATCCATGTCTCTCTTTCGTTTTCATCCAGATTTATTGTAACATCTTTCCTTGACTTTTTGAGATGATAAGCCCAAGGTAATTAGGGAATCCCATCTTTGCATTTTTTTTATCTTCACCATGAACGCTACCCCATACAAAGATTCCGGTGTAACTGTTATTGTGCCAAATCTTTCCCATACTTCAAGCCAGAAAAACTTTCTAGTTCTGCTGCTGGAATTATGTTAGCACTACAAAAGtagcaaaaagaaaaaagtaaaagaatatggAGCTTAGTGctcctgtcacgaccccaaaaccaatccgatcatgatggtgcctatcatggaactaggccagccaacacaTTCCCAAAATAATTTGGCATTTCATAATAAAGATGTTTTAAGctattaattaattaaacttcataGCATAAGTCTAAATAACAAGTTGCGGAAAAAAACAAAAGTCCGACATCGGGgagtcacaagtcacgagcatttactaaggaCTATCTGATAACAACTAAGACTATTATAGTCTGGAAAACACTAATATAGTCTAAAGGAAGATATGATGGAGAAGAGCAAGGTTGCGATCTCCATGAAACTACATTGACAACTCGAAATATCTGCGATAGATGAAAGATCAGCGCTCGTTATCACGTCTAGCAACCCCatgatctgcacacaaggtgaaggaagtaatgtgagtacgccaactcagcaagtaataaaggtaaataaagattgagcagtaAGAAACACATAAATCcacatcatgaaatctcagtatgTACATCATGCTTTCAAATTAGTACATAAGTCAAATCACCTCGTTCAAAATCCAATttcggtaaaaatcatttgaaaatatttttcaatagtttcaatAGAGGTTCAATGAAATTTAGAGTAAAAGTGATGAAAGTCATAAACAGCACCTCGGGCAACATGAATTataaactgcccctcgggcataacatcactAAGattcagcccctcgggcaacctcacagtcactcgtataccacccctcgggcacaacatgaatcaagaacagcccctcgggaaaaacatcatATAACTCATTtaaggtacctgcactcactgggggtgtgcagactcggaggggctcctacagcccaagcgttataacaagccacctcgtggcataatcaatcagaccctcggcctctcataatcataaattagtAACATTATGCTGCGAtgcgcagcctgatcccataatatcctcacatcacgggccctcagcct
Proteins encoded in this region:
- the LOC142176354 gene encoding uncharacterized protein LOC142176354, with the protein product MRIAILGHNKIGFIEGTYKKEDYGTNLIDLWERYNAIVLSWIMNCVSSDLLSGIVYSSNVCVVWKDLKERFDKINESRILQLHRAITTASPGTSSIATYFSKLRELWADFDCLAPSPGCDCPKASEYEVYNYGF